The genomic stretch CATGGGTGCGCTGAGCCTCTATCTGGACTTCATCAACCTTTTCGTCATGCTGCTCCAGCTGCTTGGAAACCGCGAATAAGCGACACAGACATTCCAAGACCTAAAGCGAGGGGCGGATCACAAAGATCCGCCCTTTTTGTTTTTGCAGATTATTTCATCCCCTTATTAAGACCTAGGAATACCAATGGAAATTCTAGACCTGCCGCCCAGCCAGGCCAGCCGCCTCGTCCCGCTCTTGCAAGAGCTGCATGCCCTGCATGTTGAACATCAGCCCGCCCGCTACCCGGCAGCCCCCTCAGACGCGGCGCTTGAGCAGTGGTTGCAGGGCTGGCTACAGGAAGACGCGATCACCGCGCTGATCGCTGAAAGCCCCCAGGGGGCGCTGTTGGGCTATACCATCTTTGGCATCGAGCACCGCCCGCCGCTGCCCATCCGATTTGAGGAGACCCGCGTGATGGTACACCACATCGCCACCGCCAAGGCGTTTCGCCGCATGGGCGTTGGCCAGGCCTTGCTCACGGCGGTCAAACAGCGGGCAGAGGCCGAGGGTGTCGGCACCATTGCCACCACCTATGCCCCCTTCAACAGCGCCTCGGCGGGCCTGTTTGAAGGTCTGGGCTTGCAGCCGGTCGTGACCATGGCTGAATGGCGAGCCTAACGGGCTGGCCGCGCTGCGCCAGGATCGCCCCCCAGGGCGACCCTAGGGCGAACGCAGGCCGAAACCTGTTGGGAAGGGAAGCGTCTGGGCTGTTAACTACAGGACAGCCCTGTTGCCAGCGCCAGTGTGCCACCTCTGCCGCCGACCACTTGCACCCGCCCAACCGGGCGACAGCCCGATTCTACGGCCACAAGACTGCGAAATGCATCGGGTTCTAGATTGGGGAGACTGGCAATGACACTGCGCTTTGGCACGCTCAGAACCGCCAATCCCATGCGATCTGCCCGCATGAGAGACAGAGACAGCGACCGCCCCAATACCTGCACCACCCGCTGCTGACTGCCAGAGGCAACCGGTTCATTTCCTCGGACGGGCTGCACCGCCACGCTGTCCAGATTTGTTTGCGGCCCGCCAACCTGCAGGTCAGTGGCCGCGACCTCCATGGGCAGGGGAACAACATTTGCCGAAACCGGGATAGCCTCGGGACCAACCGCAAACACAAACGCGGCGCTAAACAACATACTCTTTACCATGACAACACCCATTTTCACCATTCCACCCCACCTACCTAGGCAAAGAATGGGGCAAAATCAGGCCTTACCAATTTTAGAATGATGCGCTTTTTCAGCTGTTTCCAATTGAATTTTAGCGACCCTCAGATGGCCAGATGGCTGGACACATCCGCACCAACTGCCGCCTCAACAGGCTCTTCACGCAAAAGGTGCAGTCGGGTAATGGCGCGGCCTCAGGGCGCAATAGGGTCGAAAACGAAAAAGGGCCACGCATTGCGTGACCCTTAATACCTTGAAAGAACAAGGAAGGCTTACTTGATTTTGCCTTCTTTGTACTCAACATGCTTGCGCACAACCGGGTCATACTTACGGATAACCATTTTCTCGGTCATGGTGCGTGCGTTCTTTTTGGTCACGTAGAAGTGGCCAGTGCCCGCGGTCGAGTTCAGGCGGATCTTAATTGTGGTAGGCTTCGCCATGGTGCTTCTCCTGCGTCCGAAAAGGCAGGGGCCTCTCGGTAAATTCCTATACGAGCGTGGCTTGTACCCGTCACAGCCTCCGAGTCAATAGGATTCCCACCGCTTTGCCCTGGAATTCGCCATACAGCTCTTCTTTCTGCCTCTTGTTCCCCAAAACCGGCCGCGACAGCCGCCGTGCTGCCGCTCCCCCTTAGGAGGTTTGCTGTGTCGGAAAATGCGCAGAAGGCCTGTAAGCCGGATTTTGTCCCAGAGCTTGCGCTCCTTAGACGACCATTCCTCTGCGATGCATATTGCTATGCACCTCTAGCTGCCAACCCGGTCCCTCTCGGCTAAAGCAAGCCTAGCAGCGGTTTCGGCTGGTGCCGACCTGCCTGCGCGGGGACCCTATTTGGCATTGCTCCCGGTGGGGCTTGCCTTGCCACCCCTGTTGCCAGCGGCGCGGTGGGCTCTTACCCCACCGTTTCACCCTTACCACGCCAAAGTGATCACCCGAAGGCAGCCACGGCGTGGCGGTTTGTTTCTGTGGCGCTATCCGTCGGGTCACCCCGCCCGGGCGTTACCCGGCACCGTTGCTTTAGGGAGTCCGGACTTTCCTCGCGAAGGGCAAGCCCTCAGCGCGGCCGTCCAGCCTTCTGCGCCTTGCCCGCCTATTCCCCCCGGCAACGCGCGTCAAGCGGTAAGCGAACAGGGGCTCTGCCCCTCTTGGCCTTTGGTCAAAGGAATGGGTTTTGGGATTTGCGTTGGCCAATACTATCTCGCATCGCAAGGCAGAGCCTCGCATATCGCTTAAACCCAGATCTCTGATTGCGCCAAAGGTGCCAGATCTTCCGCAACCAACGGCCCCGTCGCCCAGGGCCGGTAGCGGGATCGCAAGGCAGACAAGAGCGTCATATCATCAACCGCAGCGGTATATCCCAGATCGCGCGCATAGCGGCGGAGCATATCTTCCAGTGCAACGCCAGGGTCAAGCAGGCTTGTTCCAAGAGTTGCCGGGACCGCCCGCGCCAATCCAAGGTTCGCAAGCCGCGCCCAGTCGAAGCGCGGGCCCGGGTCGCTCTTGCGCCCCGGTGCCATGTCAGAATGCCCAATCACCCCTTCTGGCGCAATCGACCAACGCGCAAGGATTTGCGCCAGCACGCACTCCAGCACTGCCATCTGCGGTTCAGAAAAAGGATGCGTACCGGTGTTGTCCAGCTCAATACCGATAGAGCGGGAATTGATGTCATCCAACCCGGACCATTCCCCCGCCCCCGCATGCCAGGCGCGCTGGTCTTCAGACACCATCTGCCAAAGACGCCCATCGCCCCCAATCAGGTAATGCGCGGAGACTTCAGCCGCCGGATCACAGAGGCGCGCCAAAGCCGCCTCAGCGCTTTGCATCGCTGTATAGTGCACCACAACCAGACTGGGGCGCAGCCCGTCCCGTCGCGCCCCAAAATTAGGGCTGGGACACCACTGGGCCTGCAGTGGAGGAACCGCACCAACCGCGCCAGGTCCGTCCACCGAAACCTCCCCCAGATCGGGCATCAGGAATTGCCGCGTACTGCCAGCCGATAGGGGCTGGGATCCCAGCTGCAGGCATAGCCGTCTCCATCCGGATCCAGCGCTTTACGATCCCGCTTGGGGCCACCCGCCTGAAGAAAGGCAATCTGTGCCTGATCGGAGGAGCGGAACCCGGCGCAATTACGTGCAGAACGGCTGCGCAGATTGATCCCGGCACGGCTATAGACTTTGGTCCCAACCGGATGGGAGGTGCTGAGGGCGTATTGCACGATATTTGGGTCGCGGCTGCCAGTCTGAGACGGCAAGGCCGTGGGCGCGACCTGCTGGTATTGCGAGCGCTGATTGGCCAAGCGTTGCGCGTCACTTTCAATTGTTTGACGCGCCGCGACAGCGTCAAAATTGTTTTCATCGGAAATGCCCGGATTGCCAATCAAGGCGGGTGCCGGATTGGAGGGGCTTGCCTCTACCGGTGCCTGCCCGGAATTGGCTCCGGCGGCCTGTAGGGCGGCCCGGGTTTCTGCCGCGATATCAGCCGCCGCAGTGCTGCCACTACCCGCCCCATAGCTCGACGCGACACTGCTGCTGGCAGGGCTGCGTGGCGCAGTGGGCAACGGCTCATTTGCGAGTGGCAGAGTTTCGCTGGAAATCCGAGCCGGCGGCACCAGAGGATCGCCAGTGATGGTGGTCCCCGCCGCGGGCGGCGGGGCAAAGGGGTCGCCATCAATGCCGACGCCCGCTGCGCTATCTGGTACCGGTGGGCTACATGCTGCAAGGGATAGAATACTGCCAAGGGCAACAAGTGTAACAACGACACGCATAGGCTTTACCTGTTTATCTGCTCTTCTTTGAGAGGATCTTTACCACCATTTTCCGGGCTTTGCCACAAATCCTGTGGATTGCTCCAGTGCATAGGCGGTGTTCAGCAGGTCACCCTCTTCCCAAGGACGGCCAATCAGCTGCAGGCCAAGCGGCAATCCCTGGCTGTCGAGCCCAGCTGGCAGAGCAATGCCCGGCAGGCCTGCAAGGTTCACTGTGACGGTGAAGACATCCAGCAGATACATTGCAACTGGATCCGCATCCGACATCTCTCCCAGACCAAAGGCCGCCGACGGTGTGGCCGGAGTCAGGATCGCATCAACGCCCGCTGCAAAGACGTTTTCAAAGTCTTGCTTGATCAGGCTGCGCACCCGGCGTGCCCGGTTGTAATAGGCGTCATAAAAGCCGGCCGACAGCACATAGGTACCAACCATGACACGGCGCTGCACCTCGTCGCCAAAGCCCTGAGCACGGGTTTTTTCATACATCTCGGTGATGCCATCGCCGGCCTCCAGCGTGGCACGGTTGCCGTAGCGCACCCCGTCATAGCGCGCCAGGTTGGACGAGGCCTCAGCTGGGGCAATGACGTAATAGGCTGGCAGGGCGTATTTGGTATGGGGCAGCGAGATATCAACGATCTCGGCGCCGGCCGCTTTCAGCATCGCCGTGCCCTCAGCCCAGAGCTTTTCGATCTCGGCGGGCATGCCCTCCATATGGTATTCCTTGGGGATACCAATCTTTTTGCCGCGAATATCGCCGGTCAACATGGCCTCAAAATTGGGCACCGCCAGATCGGCGCTGGTGCTGTCTTTGGGGTCATGGCCCGACATGGCCTCGAGCATGATCGCCGCATCGCGCACCGATTTGGTCATTGGTCCGGCCTGATCCAGCGAGGAGGCAAAGGCAACAACCCCCCAGCGCGAGCAGCGCCCATAGGTGGGTTTGATGCCAACGGTGCCGGTAAAGGCCGCAGGCTGGCGGATCGAGCCGCCAGTATCAGTGCCGGTGGCCGCCAGACACAGGTCCGCCGCAACCGCTGCCGCGGAGCCACCAGAGGAGCCACCAGGGGTCAGCGGCGCATCATCGTTCCCACGGCGCCAGGGGCTGACAGCATTGCCATAGGTCGAAGTCTCGTTCGACGAGCCCATGGCAAATTCATCCATGTTCAGCTTGCCCAGCATCACCGCGCCATTGTCGGCCAGTTGCTGGGACACGGTGCTTTCGTACTCCGGGACAAATCCCTCAAGGATTTTGGAGGCCGCCTGGCTGGCGACGCCTTTGGTGCAAAACAGATCCTTGATCCCCACCGGCAGGCCACACATGGCCGGGGCATCGCCCTGTTGCAGCCGTGCGTCTGCGGCCGCCGCGCGTTCCAGCGCGATTTCGGGCGTTTTATGCACAAAGGCGTTGAGCGCATCTGCCTTGTCGATGGCGCTGAGGCAGGCTTTGGTCAGCTCGACGGAGGTTGTTTCCCCCTTGCGGAGCGCATCACGGGCCTCTGCCAGGCCAAGCTTGTTCAGATCGCTCATCTCTTACTCCATCACTTTGGGCACGGCAAAAAAGCCTTCGCGCGCATCCGGCGCAGTGGACAGGATCTTGTCCGGCTGGTCGCCATCGGTGACCACATCTTCGCGCCGCTTGAGCCGCTGCGGCGTCACCGAGGTCATCGGTTCGACCCCCTCGACATCGACTTCATTCAGCTGCTCGATGAATTCCAGGATCGTGTTGAATTCGGCGGCCAGGGCTGGCAGCGCCTCATCTTCAACCTTGATCCGGGCCAGTTTGGCCACTTTGGCGGCGGTGTTTTGGTCAATCGACATGGAAACCCTCATCTCGTGTTCAATCTGGCATTTACCGGGGTGGCGGCTCAGCTGCAAGCCTGTGCTGGCTGGCACTGGCCGCTTTCTCCGCGAAACCCGGTGTTTTTGCCGGATTGCCCGGAAAATCTGCCGCCTGGATCCGTTGCGCCAGAGCTGTTCAAAATTCTGCCCTGCAGCTGTTGCCCATGGCAAACTGCGGTAACGCTGATAGTCTGCGCCCGGCAAGAACGTCTTGAGAGGGAGTAGAAGAGATGAAGATCATTTGGCTGGGACATGGCAGCTTTCGCATTGAAACCAACGATCAGGTGTTTTTGATCGACCCCTGGCTCAGCGGCAATCCCATGCTTGCCGAAAGCCAGTATGATGCAGCCCTGAACGGAGCCACCCATATTGTTCTCACCCACACCCATTTTGACCATGTTGTGGACGTGTTGCCGCTGGCAAAAGCGCACAACATACCGGTGGTGGGACAGTATGATCTGATGGGCTATTGGGGCGAAAGCGAAGGCATTTCCACCATCGGCTTCAACAAGGGCGGCACAGTCGATCTGGGCGGGGCAAAGCTGGCGATGGTGCCGGCCTCACACAGCTCCACCTTCACCACCGAAGACGGTCTGCGCGCCAGTGGGTCGGAAGTGGGGTATATGCTGATGAGTGAAGGCAAAACTGTCTATATCTCGGGAGATACCGGGATCATGGCGGATATGGATTGGATCGGAGACTACTACAAACCCGAGGTTGGCATCCTGAGCGCCGGTGGCCATTTCACCATGGACATGAAACAGGTCGCCTATGCTGCCAAACGCTACTTCAATTTCAAAACCCTGATCCCCTGCCACTATGGCACCTTTCCCATTCTGGAACAGAACGCGGAGCATCTGGTCGAGGCGCTGCCTGGTGTCGAGGTGATCGAACCAAAGGTCCTGGAGGCGATTGAAATCTAAGCCCCTAGGACTGCGCACCGCAAAGGGGGGCTCCCGCCCGTCGTCGGATCTGCGCTGCAGATCCGCTCCCGTTGGGCCCAGCGCCGGGCTATTGCCCGGCGCTGGGGTGCCATATCCTGAAACTGGTGCGTGGGTCTAAGTGTGGAGTTAAAGACCTTGAGCGCCGATCGCGACCGGTGGAGTAAAAGTGGCCCGGGCCGCATCGGCCCGGGCGCGACACATACATCCCCTGGCGTGATCATTGATCAGCCCCATGGCCTGCATAAAGGCAAAGGCGGTGGTGGGGCCGACAAATTTCCATCCACGCTTTTTCAAGGCCTTGAACAGCGCCACCGAGTCGGCGCTGGTGGTCTGGGTCTGCGGCTCGGGGCGCGTTGCGGGATCCGGCTCAAAGCTCCAGAAAAACGCAGCCAAAGAGCCAAACTCCGCAACCATTTCCTGAGCCCGGCGGGCGTTGTTTATGGTGGCTTCGATTTTGCCCCGGTGGCGAATGATACCGGTATTCTGCAACAACCGCGCCACATCACCCTCGTCGAACTCGGCCACTTTGTTCCAGTCAAAACCGCAGAAGGCGGCGCGAAAATTTTCCCGCTTGGCCAAGATCGTGCGCCAGCTGAGGCCAGACTGGAAGCTTTCAAGACAGACCTTTTCAAACAGCCGGATGTCATCGCCCACTGGGTAGCCCCACTCAGCATCATGATAGGCGTCAAATTCTGGCGCCGAAGCGCTCCAGGCGCAGCGCGGTTGGCCGTCCTGGCCGTTGATAAGTTTACTCACTCTGCACCTTTTCTTCTGGCCTTTTTGGCTTCTCTTGCGACCATAACATCGCCCCGCACCTTGAAATCAGTCCACTATCTTAACGCCTTGCGGCGAAAAACTGCCGCAAAATCTCTGCCGATTCCACCTCTGCAATTCCCTCATAGACCTCTGGAGCGTGATGTGCCTGCGGGTGCGAAAAAACGCAGGCCCCATGCGCCACCCCGCCGGATTTAGGATCGGAAGCCCCATAATACACACGCCGGATACGTGCCGCTGCGATGGCGGCGGCGCACATGGCACAGGGCTCCAGCGTCACATAGAGATCAAAGCCCTGTAGGCGCTCGGTCTGTCCTGCGGCACAGGCCTGTCGCAACACCAGAATTTCGGCATGGGCGGTGGGGTCAGACAGCGCGCGGGTGCGATTGCCTGCACGGGCAACAATGGCGCCGGTTGGGTCTACCAAAACCGCCCCCACCGGCACCTCGCCCCGGCTCGCAGCGGCGCGCGCTTCTGCCAGGGCAACATCCATATGCGACTTGAACATAGCGGCTTTGTCCTCCTCAGGCGTTCCTGCCCCGCAATGGGAGCTTTCGCAAGCCTCAGGAATGCTCTATGTCCCAGATCCATGAGCAAAGCACCCGGATCCCCCAAAGGCAAGGCCCCCGCACAGGCCAAAACCTCCGCGCAGGCCCCAGCCGCCGCAAAATCAGCCGCCAAAGTGGCTTCAGCCGCGTCCTCCACCGAGGACAGCGCCCCCGCCGGGGACCGCATCGCCAAGGTGCTGTCGCGCGCAGGCGTTGCCTCGCGGCGGGAGGCCGAGCGCATGATCGCCGAGGGCCGCGTCAAGGTGAACGGCACCAAGATCGACAGCCCCGCGCTGAACGTGACAGACCGGGACCGCATTATCGTCGATGGCAAGCCCCTGCCCCAGGCCGAGGCGCCGCGTCTGTGGCTGTACAACAAGCCCGCCGGGTTGGTGACCAGCAACAGCGATGAAAAGGGGCGTCGCACCATTTTTGACGAATTGCCCGAAGATCTGCCGCGGGTGATGACGGTGGGACGGCTTGACCTGAACTCTGAGGGGTTGTTGTTGCTGACCAATGATGGCGCCATCAAACGC from Phaeobacter sp. G2 encodes the following:
- a CDS encoding GNAT family N-acetyltransferase, whose amino-acid sequence is MEILDLPPSQASRLVPLLQELHALHVEHQPARYPAAPSDAALEQWLQGWLQEDAITALIAESPQGALLGYTIFGIEHRPPLPIRFEETRVMVHHIATAKAFRRMGVGQALLTAVKQRAEAEGVGTIATTYAPFNSASAGLFEGLGLQPVVTMAEWRA
- the rpmG gene encoding 50S ribosomal protein L33, whose product is MAKPTTIKIRLNSTAGTGHFYVTKKNARTMTEKMVIRKYDPVVRKHVEYKEGKIK
- a CDS encoding N-acetylmuramoyl-L-alanine amidase; this encodes MPDLGEVSVDGPGAVGAVPPLQAQWCPSPNFGARRDGLRPSLVVVHYTAMQSAEAALARLCDPAAEVSAHYLIGGDGRLWQMVSEDQRAWHAGAGEWSGLDDINSRSIGIELDNTGTHPFSEPQMAVLECVLAQILARWSIAPEGVIGHSDMAPGRKSDPGPRFDWARLANLGLARAVPATLGTSLLDPGVALEDMLRRYARDLGYTAAVDDMTLLSALRSRYRPWATGPLVAEDLAPLAQSEIWV
- a CDS encoding nucleoside deaminase; translated protein: MFKSHMDVALAEARAAASRGEVPVGAVLVDPTGAIVARAGNRTRALSDPTAHAEILVLRQACAAGQTERLQGFDLYVTLEPCAMCAAAIAAARIRRVYYGASDPKSGGVAHGACVFSHPQAHHAPEVYEGIAEVESAEILRQFFAARR
- the gatC gene encoding Asp-tRNA(Asn)/Glu-tRNA(Gln) amidotransferase subunit GatC produces the protein MSIDQNTAAKVAKLARIKVEDEALPALAAEFNTILEFIEQLNEVDVEGVEPMTSVTPQRLKRREDVVTDGDQPDKILSTAPDAREGFFAVPKVME
- the gatA gene encoding Asp-tRNA(Asn)/Glu-tRNA(Gln) amidotransferase subunit GatA encodes the protein MSDLNKLGLAEARDALRKGETTSVELTKACLSAIDKADALNAFVHKTPEIALERAAAADARLQQGDAPAMCGLPVGIKDLFCTKGVASQAASKILEGFVPEYESTVSQQLADNGAVMLGKLNMDEFAMGSSNETSTYGNAVSPWRRGNDDAPLTPGGSSGGSAAAVAADLCLAATGTDTGGSIRQPAAFTGTVGIKPTYGRCSRWGVVAFASSLDQAGPMTKSVRDAAIMLEAMSGHDPKDSTSADLAVPNFEAMLTGDIRGKKIGIPKEYHMEGMPAEIEKLWAEGTAMLKAAGAEIVDISLPHTKYALPAYYVIAPAEASSNLARYDGVRYGNRATLEAGDGITEMYEKTRAQGFGDEVQRRVMVGTYVLSAGFYDAYYNRARRVRSLIKQDFENVFAAGVDAILTPATPSAAFGLGEMSDADPVAMYLLDVFTVTVNLAGLPGIALPAGLDSQGLPLGLQLIGRPWEEGDLLNTAYALEQSTGFVAKPGKWW
- a CDS encoding DNA-3-methyladenine glycosylase I, which translates into the protein MSKLINGQDGQPRCAWSASAPEFDAYHDAEWGYPVGDDIRLFEKVCLESFQSGLSWRTILAKRENFRAAFCGFDWNKVAEFDEGDVARLLQNTGIIRHRGKIEATINNARRAQEMVAEFGSLAAFFWSFEPDPATRPEPQTQTTSADSVALFKALKKRGWKFVGPTTAFAFMQAMGLINDHARGCMCRARADAARATFTPPVAIGAQGL
- a CDS encoding metal-dependent hydrolase codes for the protein MKIIWLGHGSFRIETNDQVFLIDPWLSGNPMLAESQYDAALNGATHIVLTHTHFDHVVDVLPLAKAHNIPVVGQYDLMGYWGESEGISTIGFNKGGTVDLGGAKLAMVPASHSSTFTTEDGLRASGSEVGYMLMSEGKTVYISGDTGIMADMDWIGDYYKPEVGILSAGGHFTMDMKQVAYAAKRYFNFKTLIPCHYGTFPILEQNAEHLVEALPGVEVIEPKVLEAIEI